The Methanobrevibacter sp. TLL-48-HuF1 genomic sequence ATTGTTACTTTTTGGACAGTAGAAACACCTTCCGTGAGGGCATTCATGAGGATGGCACATTACAGCAACTATTGCAACACCGGACATTGTTCGGGTAGGTTTTTTCTTTAAGATGTTTGAAACAATTTCTTTTTCCTGGGGAGTTGCATATTCCAAGATATCTGCATTACTCATAAATCTGGATAGCTTTAAGTCACGACATAACTGTCTTTTTTTGACTTCCAGCTCTTTTCTGGTGTTTATTTTGTTTTTTAAAATGTCCTCAATTATTATGCGACAAGCATTTTCCATATTATTCTAACCTTTTATAAATTTAATAGTTAATTATTTATATTGATATAATTATAATATTTACTGTTTTATAGAAGATATTTTCTTTAAAATATCTAAAAATAAGGTGATAACTATGAATATTAAAGAAGTTTTAAACTCTAAAGTTTTAGATAAAAACGCATATGAAGTTGGAACTGTAACTGATTTCGACATTGATCAAAAAGAAGGAACTATCAATTCCATGATTGTTTCTTTAAAAAAAGGAGTATTTTCTAAAGAAGAACTTGAAGTACCTTTCGAAGACATTGAAACCATTGGTGGATATGTTATTTTAGCTAAAGAATTACCTAAACCTGAAGAAGCTGAAGAAGAAGTTGAAGCTCAAAAAGTTGAAGTAGAAAAAGAAGAATAAATAAGTATTCTTAAAAAGGGGTTTTTAAAAATGATTGTTGATGCAAGAAATAGGGAAATAAATCTTGGATCACATGTAAGATATGTAGATACTGGAACTGTTGGTGAGGTTACTGACAGTAAAGTGGAAAATGATGCTTCCTGGGTTAAAATCGATAAAACTAATTTATGGTATCTTGCAAATAAATTAGAATTATTAAATGATGAAGATTTTAAAACTAAAACTTATCATGATGATAAGGATATAGATATTGAAGCCATTAAAAACTCTGAAAAAATGTTTGAGGATGTTGAAATATCTTCCAGTGCAGCTAATGGTGGAGGATAGTTTCATCCTTTCTTTTTTTAATGATTCATAGTAAATATTTTAACTTTACCTGCAAGTTGGGGACCGATACCTTCTACTTTTTGTAAATCTTTTTCACTTGCTTCACTTAAATTATCGCCGAATGTTTTCATAAGAAGTCTTGCTCTTTTTCTTCCAAGTCTTTTAACTCCTACAACAAGGGGGATTATATCTTCTTTTACTCCGTAATATAATCTGGCAGATAAATAATCCATGTCTTTCAGGTTGGAATAATTTCCAAGAACTTCAAGTGTGTTTTTAGCAAATTTAACTAAACGGGAAGCTTCATAAGCTGATCTTCTGGTAGATGCTGAATAAACATTGTATGCATTTTCAATTTCATACTCATTTCGCTCATCAATCCATTCGATTAAAGAAACGGCAGTGGCTTCGGGGTTTCCTATATCAACTGCAAAAAGGCCGCATTCAGACAGTTTGTCACGAACAGGATCTTTGCTTTTTCTTCCTTTAAATGAAATTAATGGTAAATCAGGAGTTTCAGCTAAGGCATAAATCATTTCTGCAGTGTTTAATTTTTCCATAGTTGAAACATATTCCTTAATT encodes the following:
- a CDS encoding PRC-barrel domain-containing protein, producing MNIKEVLNSKVLDKNAYEVGTVTDFDIDQKEGTINSMIVSLKKGVFSKEELEVPFEDIETIGGYVILAKELPKPEEAEEEVEAQKVEVEKEE
- a CDS encoding DUF2098 domain-containing protein, coding for MIVDARNREINLGSHVRYVDTGTVGEVTDSKVENDASWVKIDKTNLWYLANKLELLNDEDFKTKTYHDDKDIDIEAIKNSEKMFEDVEISSSAANGGG